TTGTGGAGAATGTTTTTATTGGATGTAGTGCCCTGACGTTAATGCACTAAAAATCAAAACACGTCACTACGAcgtaacatttcacttaattaaCAAAAGTGTTCAGTTCatatgtttgtctttttcaatTCTTGTTTGTCCATCATGTCCGAGTTCGAGGCCATTTTTTTTAGAGAGCTTCTATTTTCTGGCCTTTCccctgacatcacttcctgtcagccaGTCGCTGCAGGAGCGCGATGACTGTGTCCTGTTTGGAGGAGAGCAGCTCCAGGGCCGTGGCTATCCTCCCCAGGGACTCCGCCATCcgcacctccctcctctcacgCCTCTTCTCTCGGGCGTCAACCTTGCGGCGAGCCACTCGGTCCATGTGCGCCTGCTCCTCCTGCCGCTTCAGGATCTCTTGGAGCAAAGCTACGCTGCTCGGCTCCTCGTGTGCTTTCTGCTTCTGTGCTTCGCTTGTTGCAGACAGCGAGGTGGCGGCGGAGGACGTGAGGCAGGAGGCCATTGGGGAGAAAGACGACGAGAGGCCGAGGACATTCTGACTGTTGCTCACTGGCGCCGCACTCAGACGGAAAGGAACGACACCTGGCGAGAAGCAGGGAGCTTTGCGGCTGGAGTGGTGTGATGCGTTGAGGTCTGTGCCACCGGGCGAGCCGAGGGGGGGGGACGTCGAGGCCGATTCCGTAAAACGAGGCGAGGAGATAAAAGATGGAGACGGCACGATGGTGGCGGGATGAATAGTGGTGGTAACGATGTCACCGTTGAGGACGATCAGGGGCTTGACCTCCGGAGGATTCGCCGGGCTGATGGTCGCTGTAGCCACCGAGGTCATGGCGGCCGTGCTGCCGATGATTTGACTGGTGGCGGCTCCCTGACCCACTGACTCCAAACCACCAGGCAGAGCAAAGTCCCCGTTCGGCCGGACGACGGTGGGGGGTTGTGGTTTTGCGGCGATTTTTGCCAAAGGACAGGGAAGCATAGAGGCCGCGCTGCCACCTTTGTGTCTCTTGTTGTTGCTGATCTGAGAGCCGACGGTGTCGCAGAGCGTGGCGTCCATCAGCTGGAGACAAGACAGAaacaaggagaggaggacatCAATCATTTGTTGAGCAAAGTTTTTCTAACTTAAGATGAAACCCGGTAAAGTAGTTAGCTAAGGACACAATCCTTGCTGTTGGAATTACCTAGTCGTGCTAAAATAGCTTCTAACCTGTGATCTGGAGGAAACCAGAGACAGTCCTGAGGTACTTTGCTAAACTGGGACTGGACAACACCTGTTTATCAAGGTGAGATGTATCAGGCAGTGCTCAAAGA
Above is a genomic segment from Pleuronectes platessa chromosome 16, fPlePla1.1, whole genome shotgun sequence containing:
- the si:ch1073-357b18.4 gene encoding uncharacterized protein si:ch1073-357b18.4, yielding MEGNLQGGLATTHVKTEALDEQTSAPVPSSQEPPACGGAAGGGAGGGEDQTAEELQQAAASKASVLLYPLSTERFFTTAGDGKTFLKIAPASVMPPAPSDKTLPSGSDFSSKAVLCLIEAIGRRWGLYETRERSQLFQSVQEEMASKGHVLPVEKIRRKWNNLIVTYKRVKDRSRETGHAKTSWEFFDLMDATLCDTVGSQISNNKRHKGGSAASMLPCPLAKIAAKPQPPTVVRPNGDFALPGGLESVGQGAATSQIIGSTAAMTSVATATISPANPPEVKPLIVLNGDIVTTTIHPATIVPSPSFISSPRFTESASTSPPLGSPGGTDLNASHHSSRKAPCFSPGVVPFRLSAAPVSNSQNVLGLSSSFSPMASCLTSSAATSLSATSEAQKQKAHEEPSSVALLQEILKRQEEQAHMDRVARRKVDAREKRRERREVRMAESLGRIATALELLSSKQDTVIALLQRLADRK